The following nucleotide sequence is from Bremerella alba.
GAGAATTATTCCCCGATTTGCCCTTCCAAGATTCCCTCAGCAACCTGGAGTGGCTGAATCGCGATATCTTGAGATCCCAGACCGACTTGCGAGGCCCCTTCGACCCAGACTCGCACGTGACATGGTCCGTGACAAGCTTCCGGAATATCGAGTTTCACCTGAAATTTGCCGTCCGCCTGCTCAGCATCGACAACATGCCACAGCCGGTCGTTGGCAGACTGATAAGTTTTGGTGTACTGGACAAGTTCGTCATGCAGCGGCTGATAGGTCGCACGTTTGGAAAGCTGAGCGACGCATCCATCGCGGCGACAAACTAGTTCGACACGAACTTTGCCTGGCAGCGAAGTCTTGCCCACGATCTCGATCGACGAGCCGGGATGCGCAACTCCTGGGGCCGAAACCTCGACCGGCGAGGCATGGGGAAGCTTTAGCAGTGGATCACCCAATAAGTTGAACAGGCCCATATGCTCGAGTCGTTCTTCCCGCAAAAGCCCTGGCTTAGGACTGACCAGCGCGGCCATCGTATCGAGCATCTTACGATTGCCTAACTTTCCGCCTTGTTGCATGGCTTCGCGTTTGGCGTGCAACAGAAGTTGTCCCAGCGTGGGCTGCTTTTCATTGAAGTACTGCTGCAGCATCTCGGTGCCCATGACGCTCATCGCGTAAGGCATCGTCACCCGCGATCCGGCAAACACGGCGACTGGGCCCCCTTTTTCACGGTGAAGCTTTTCCGCCAGGCAGTCTCGCGGGGCATCGAATGCGCCGGTGTAGCACGACAGAAAGATCGCAATCGGACTCGACGTTTCGTTTCGCAGCGCGGCGACATCCTGATTGGTCAAAATTGGGTAGGCATCGTTGGGAACACGGATATAGTCGAGCGTTTCGACATGCCCATGCCCCATATAAACCCAGAACAGCCCCCCCTCGTTGAGTTGCCGGACGACTTCGTCGCGAAACTCTCGCGGATCAGGACAGTAGATACTGCGCCAACTTCCTTGGGCCACCTTGGCCTCGAAGTGGGCAGGTATCTCGTCGGTAAGGAACTTTTTTGTGATCGTTTCCATCATCGTATCGACAACGGAACCAAAGCCACCCACGCCAGCGACAAAGTGCAATCGACGCTGCCAGTCGCCTGGCGGAAGTTTTGATTCGTAGTCGATCGTCTTGGCGACAATCGTTTTCAGTTCCTCTTCATTGGCGACCGAAAACCTTCCGACGGCCAGGTCCGGAATTTGGTCGTCATCGAGGTCGGCATAGTAGTTGTCGGTGGGGATCTCAGGCTCTGATCCGAAATGGACGTTCACCACGGCTTCCTGATAATGCACCGGGACCCCTATGCCGCCGGACTTGTCGGCCACGACATCGCCGACCAACAGAACCTGTTTTAAGGGACCTGATTGGGCGGCGTCTCGAATCGTGGTACGGATCTTCTCCTTGGAACTCACATCGGTCACCACCCCAATGCGGTGCCCCTGCTGCATGCGGTACTGGAGCCAAGGACGCATTGCCGTGACGTAGGCCTCGGGACAAACAACCAGGGTATCGAAGCCTTCGGTAGACGAGGCTTCCGGCGCAGTCATCAGGAGTGCCAGAACAAGAATGGAAGTCATCGCGGCGGGATCGAGAAAGGGGGAAATGGTGAATTTGAGCACTTTTCGCCATCTGGTCAGAAAATGCCCGACACTGGGGAGTGTATCGGTTTGCACTCCAGGAATGAAGCCGAATTCCCCCAGAATGACACCAGAGGGCACTTCCGCCTCGTTGACCGACTCCCCTGCTTCGCGCTACACTAGTTGGGTTCGTCTTGAATTGACTGCTATCACTGGAGAAGGTTTGTGGCTGGTTCGTGTGTTATTGGTTTGCAGTGGGGTGACGAGGCCAAAGGGAAACTCGTCGATCTTTTAACCCAGCAACACGATATCGTGGCCCGCTTTTTGGGTGGTGCCAACGCCGGCCATACAGTGGTCGACGGCGAGAACGTCTATAAGCTGCACCACATTCCCAGTGGTATCCTTCGCAGCAACGTCCTAAACGTCATTACGGCTGGGGTGGTCATTAACCCGCCAATCCTACTAGGCGAGATGGACGGCCTGACTGACCGCGGCGTGACGATCGACAATTTGCAGCTGAGCGACCGCTCGCACATCATCTTCCCTTGGCACATTGCCGAAGATCGTGCGATGAACCAAGGCACAGCCGACGGCGAAAACATCGGCACCACGCTACGTGGCATTGGCCCCTGCTACCGCGATAAGGTGGGACGCAGCTACGCGATTCGCCTAGGCGACATGATGCGACCGAATTTCAAAGAGAAGGTCTTCATGATCTGCGAAAAGAAAAATCGCACGATCGCCAGCATGTACGAGGACGGCCAGTTCGAGCCTCTCGACGCCGCGCAGATCTACGAAGAATTTGCCGGGTATGCCGAGCGTCTCCGTCCATTTATGTGCGATTCAACCGACGTTTTGCTGAACGCAGTGGATGAACAGAAGACGATTCTCTTCGAGGGAGCCCAAGGCGCGCTACTGGATGTCGACCACGGTACCTATCCCTTTGTCACCAGCAGTAACAGCTCTGGTGTGGGGGCTTCGGCCGGTGCCGGGGTGCCAGCCAAGCACATTGATCAGGTCATCGGGGTTGCCAAAGCCTACAGCACACGCGTGGGTGGTGGCCCATTCCCGACTGAACTTCACGACGAAGTTGGTGAGAAGATCCGCAAACGGGGCAACGAGTTCGGCACGACAACTGGTCGACCACGCCGAACGGGCTGGTTTGATGCGGTTGCCGTTCGTTACACGGCCCGCCTGAGCGGTATCGATGTGTTGTCCTTAATGATGCTGGACGTTCTTTCGACCTTCGACGAACTAAAAATCTGTGTTGCCTATGAACTCGATGGCGAGCAGATCACCCGCTTCCCTTCGCATGTCGACGACATCCGCAACGTGAAGCCCGTTTATGAAACGCTTCCTGGCTGGAAGGAAGAAATCACCGGGGCTCGCTCGCTGGACGATCTTCCCGAGAATGCGTTGGCCTATGTCCGTCGCGTGGAAGAATTGGTCGGTTTCCCGGTGGGTGTGGTTTCGATCGGCCCAGATCGGAAGCAAACGATCTTTACTTCCGACGTTTTAAAGCTGGCGACAACGTAAGTTTTATCTGGCAATCCCGCGTTGAAATGCATCCGAGGGACGCGTCATAATAGGGAATCGTTCCAACGCCCCCATATTTCGACCCCTTTGGCCCAATTTAGCGACGTGTCAAAAACGGCTACGACAGCGCGACATCCGATCGAAGAGATTCCCCGCGATCGCTTTCCCAAGCACATCGCTGTGATCATGGATGGCAATGGTCGGTGGGCTCAGCGGCAAGGGCTGCCTCGCATCGAGGGGCATCGGCGAGGAGTGCATTCGGTCCGCGCAACGGTCGAAGAGTGTGCTCGACTGAAGATCGACCAGCTCACGCTCTACTGTCTTTCCAGCGAGAACTGGAAGCGGCCCCAGCACGAGCTCGACTTTCTGATGCATTTGCTCGAACAGTACATGATCGAAGAGCGGGCGACGATCATGAAGCAAAACGTCCGCGTGAAGATTATCGGTCGCCGCGATGGCATCCCCGATCAGGTTCAGCGCGAAATGGACAAAACCATTGAGCTGAGCACTGCCAACACCGGCACCACGCTGTGCCTGGCGATCAACTATGGCGGCCGGGCCGAGATGGTCGATGCGGTACAGTGTATTGCTGAAGGAGTTCAGCAGGGACGCCTAAAAGCGGAAGATATCACTGAGGCAACGATTGCCGAGCATCTTTACACGCGCGGTATGCCGGACCCGGATCTGATGATTCGTACCGCCGGAGAAATGCGAATCAGTAACTTCTTGCTATGGCAAGTAAGCTATTCAGAATTGTGGGTCACCGATCTTTGTTGGCCTGAGTTTCGTGAAGAGACTCTGCGAGATGCCATCGAGAATTTCGCTTCACGTGATCGCCGATTTGGCGGTCTTACCAAACCAGGGTCTTCAGGAGTTGACGCGTGCTCAAGTGGCGATTGATTGGAGCGATTGCCATAATTCTGCCTCTCTGCGGACTTTGTTGGCTCGACTACAACTATAACTTTGGACGTCCAGGCCTATGGCTGCTTCCGTTGGTTTTACTGCTGGGGGTGCTGGCCGCCGAGGAAGTGCTTGACCTGCTGCGTGCCAAGCAGCTGCGCCCCATTGGCTGGTCGTGCCACCTAGGAACGTTCATCGTAATCATGGCGGCAAGCTTGCCGATCTGGTGGCCGTCGAGCAATGTCCCCTCGCAAACGGATCAGGCAGAAGGGACGCTCTACGCACTGGCGTTTGGCGTAGTGCTCTCGATCCTCGGAGAAATGCGCCGCTACGAAAAGCCTGGCCAGTCGATGATTCACCTGGGCCTGACGATCTTCTCGATCTTTTACGTAGGCGGACTGCTGAGCTTTATCGTTCGCCTACGATTGGCACAGCAAGGGACAGAGTCCGATAACGCTTACGGCATGTTGGCACTGCTGTCGATGATTGTTGTCGTCAAGATTTCGGATACCGGGGCTTATTTTATCGGGTCGAACTTCGGACGCACGAAACTTGTCCCTAGGCTATCCCCTGGCAAGACATTGGAAGGCACCCTGGGCGGGTTAGCGGCCTCGTGCCTGGGAAGCTACGTGATGTTCGAGTGGGTTGGTCCGTGGATGCTCGGCGGCCCAGTGGCTTCGATTCCTTTTGGCTGGCTGATCTTTGCGCTGCTTGTCTCGCCGGCCGGTATGCTCGGAGACCTGGCAGAGTCTATGTTCAAACGAGACATGGAAACGAAAGACTCGAGCCGTTGGCTGATAGGTCTGGGGGGCGTACTGGATGTGCTGGACTCGATGCTGCTTGGCGCGCCCATGGCTCTGCTGTGCTGGGAAGTCGGTATTATCGGCCCTGGCCGTTAACTTAAGCACAATACGCAAACTCGACACGGCGAAACACGATTCTCTACAAATATCTAAACTCATACTGAGTAAAGAGTTACAATCCACGGGGACATAATGATGATTCCCATGCCCGAAACATTGTCTATATTTTGACATAGGAATTCTCCCTTCCCAGGATAAGGCAATAGGTATTGCCCAATCGATGTACGAAGCGACGATCAAATTTTTGGACCACGCATCGGTCCTCCAGCTATTCGGCAGCCGCGATCAACACCTTCGCCGAATTCGCGATTCGTTAAGCGTCACGATAACGCATCGTGACGAGCGGGTTAGCATTTCGGGAGACGAGCGGAATGTCGTCAAGGCGATGAAGGTCGTCGAAGACCTGCGGCATCGCTTGGAACGTAACGGTGCGTTGTTCTCTGAAGACCTCGACGAAGCGCTGGCGGTCATTAATGGCGAATCGATCCTTCGCAAGACGATTCCTATTTCGACTTTCCAAAAAGGTGGCGGTGTCAAACCGCGTACGCCAGGGCAGGTCACGTATGTGGAAGCGATTCGCGACCATAACATGGTCTTTGCGCTCGGTCCTGCCGGCACGGGAAAAACTTACCTGGCCGTCGCCATGGCAGTCGAAGCGCTTTTGGAGAACCGAATCGGAAAGATTGTATTAGTGCGTCCCGCCGTCGAAGCAGGCGAGCAGCTTGGGTTCCTTCCCGGTACGTTGTATGAGAAGATCAACCCTTACCTGCGCCCGATGCTCGATTCACTCACCGAAATGATGGAGTCGAATCTCATTACGCAGTACATGGCGACCGATGTCATTGAAGTCGTTCCGCTTGCGTTTATGCGGGGACGTACCTTAAATAATGCCTTCATCATTTTGGACGAAGCGCAGAACACGACAATCTCGCAAATGAAGATGTTCCTGACCCGTATGGGCAAGGATTCACGAATGGTCATCAGCGGCGATACGACACAAAACGACTTGCCGCCTCGTGTGCGAAGTGGTTTGACAGATGCGTTATATCGCCTCCGCAATATCGATGGTATTGCTCGCGTCGAGTTAAGCAACGCAGATATCCAGCGTCATCCGCTGGTGCAAAAGATTGTGGATGCCTACGAAACGGACTCGCCCAACGAGCCCGCCGGCGAAGGCAACTAATTCATGGCGCAGCCAGGCAAGTCAAAAAAACGTGCGAAACATGTCGCGACCTTAGAGCTTCCTCCGGGAACCTTCAGACGCTTCATCTCGGAACTGTCGCATCCTGACAAGTTGCTTTACTTGGCCTGCGCCTTGTTCGCGGCCATCGCATTGTGGCTGGTAACCGGGGCGTGGAATCCGCCGATGGAATACCGCCCAGGCTTCGTTCCTCCGTCCGAAATTCACCCGCGTGTGCAATTCTCGGTCCTCGACCCGCTGGCAACCGCCAAAGCGGAACGAGACGCCGAAAACGAGGCGAAGTCGGTCTACCTGAACGAGCCGGCTCGACTCGATCAGTTGCGTTCCCGCTTGCAGTCGATCATCGTACAGCTCACCACGGCCAAGCAGTTCGATGTGGAAGTCGAGCGGCTCTGGAACGAGTTCTTTCCGATTGCCGATGACGATGTCTCCCCGCTAAGCCCC
It contains:
- a CDS encoding isoprenyl transferase, whose amino-acid sequence is MSKTATTARHPIEEIPRDRFPKHIAVIMDGNGRWAQRQGLPRIEGHRRGVHSVRATVEECARLKIDQLTLYCLSSENWKRPQHELDFLMHLLEQYMIEERATIMKQNVRVKIIGRRDGIPDQVQREMDKTIELSTANTGTTLCLAINYGGRAEMVDAVQCIAEGVQQGRLKAEDITEATIAEHLYTRGMPDPDLMIRTAGEMRISNFLLWQVSYSELWVTDLCWPEFREETLRDAIENFASRDRRFGGLTKPGSSGVDACSSGD
- a CDS encoding PhoH family protein translates to MYEATIKFLDHASVLQLFGSRDQHLRRIRDSLSVTITHRDERVSISGDERNVVKAMKVVEDLRHRLERNGALFSEDLDEALAVINGESILRKTIPISTFQKGGGVKPRTPGQVTYVEAIRDHNMVFALGPAGTGKTYLAVAMAVEALLENRIGKIVLVRPAVEAGEQLGFLPGTLYEKINPYLRPMLDSLTEMMESNLITQYMATDVIEVVPLAFMRGRTLNNAFIILDEAQNTTISQMKMFLTRMGKDSRMVISGDTTQNDLPPRVRSGLTDALYRLRNIDGIARVELSNADIQRHPLVQKIVDAYETDSPNEPAGEGN
- a CDS encoding adenylosuccinate synthase, yielding MAGSCVIGLQWGDEAKGKLVDLLTQQHDIVARFLGGANAGHTVVDGENVYKLHHIPSGILRSNVLNVITAGVVINPPILLGEMDGLTDRGVTIDNLQLSDRSHIIFPWHIAEDRAMNQGTADGENIGTTLRGIGPCYRDKVGRSYAIRLGDMMRPNFKEKVFMICEKKNRTIASMYEDGQFEPLDAAQIYEEFAGYAERLRPFMCDSTDVLLNAVDEQKTILFEGAQGALLDVDHGTYPFVTSSNSSGVGASAGAGVPAKHIDQVIGVAKAYSTRVGGGPFPTELHDEVGEKIRKRGNEFGTTTGRPRRTGWFDAVAVRYTARLSGIDVLSLMMLDVLSTFDELKICVAYELDGEQITRFPSHVDDIRNVKPVYETLPGWKEEITGARSLDDLPENALAYVRRVEELVGFPVGVVSIGPDRKQTIFTSDVLKLATT
- a CDS encoding C25 family cysteine peptidase, giving the protein MPSGVILGEFGFIPGVQTDTLPSVGHFLTRWRKVLKFTISPFLDPAAMTSILVLALLMTAPEASSTEGFDTLVVCPEAYVTAMRPWLQYRMQQGHRIGVVTDVSSKEKIRTTIRDAAQSGPLKQVLLVGDVVADKSGGIGVPVHYQEAVVNVHFGSEPEIPTDNYYADLDDDQIPDLAVGRFSVANEEELKTIVAKTIDYESKLPPGDWQRRLHFVAGVGGFGSVVDTMMETITKKFLTDEIPAHFEAKVAQGSWRSIYCPDPREFRDEVVRQLNEGGLFWVYMGHGHVETLDYIRVPNDAYPILTNQDVAALRNETSSPIAIFLSCYTGAFDAPRDCLAEKLHREKGGPVAVFAGSRVTMPYAMSVMGTEMLQQYFNEKQPTLGQLLLHAKREAMQQGGKLGNRKMLDTMAALVSPKPGLLREERLEHMGLFNLLGDPLLKLPHASPVEVSAPGVAHPGSSIEIVGKTSLPGKVRVELVCRRDGCVAQLSKRATYQPLHDELVQYTKTYQSANDRLWHVVDAEQADGKFQVKLDIPEACHGPCHVRVWVEGASQVGLGSQDIAIQPLQVAEGILEGQIGE
- a CDS encoding phosphatidate cytidylyltransferase; protein product: MLKWRLIGAIAIILPLCGLCWLDYNYNFGRPGLWLLPLVLLLGVLAAEEVLDLLRAKQLRPIGWSCHLGTFIVIMAASLPIWWPSSNVPSQTDQAEGTLYALAFGVVLSILGEMRRYEKPGQSMIHLGLTIFSIFYVGGLLSFIVRLRLAQQGTESDNAYGMLALLSMIVVVKISDTGAYFIGSNFGRTKLVPRLSPGKTLEGTLGGLAASCLGSYVMFEWVGPWMLGGPVASIPFGWLIFALLVSPAGMLGDLAESMFKRDMETKDSSRWLIGLGGVLDVLDSMLLGAPMALLCWEVGIIGPGR